The Aedes albopictus strain Foshan chromosome 1, AalbF5, whole genome shotgun sequence genomic interval CCGTTGATCGTCCTCCACcagatcgacccatctagctcgctgcgcaccacgtcttcttgtaccggtttaATGACTCTCGCGAATAataattttagtcgggttgctatccgacatcctgataacgtgaccAGCCCACCCCTAGCCacccgattttcgtggtgtggacgatgattggttctctcagcagctgctgCAGCTCGTGGttgattcgccttctccaagtcccgtcttccatgtgCACTTCGCGGTAGATAGTACGCAGcacattccgttcgaaaactccaagggcgcgttggtcctctgtacaTAGGGTCCGTcagtcagtaggtcggctccagaggcacgttctcctccattaggTCATGCTAGGGTCATacatagggtccatgcttcgtgcctacccgagcaggagaaaattgcTCAATAATACCTCATTCTGTTATTTTGAGCATAATATCTGAATACTTCGTCGAGGTATTatttagccctgcataagaggtaaaatacctaaaataatacctCGATCATATTCTACGAATACTAAGTGAATAACTCACTCAGTTATTAGCATACTTGAATAATAACTGGAAAACTTTGACCTGTaataacaaaacgtgttattgcgtaggtattgaataacaagGTAATAACGCATTGAAGTATTCCTAAAACTACAAATCAATACCTGAATCAGTTATTTATCAGCTATGGAATAACAAACCAATACCTCATtgaattttttgttatttttgtcatTTTGCTCAAAAGTTCAATAAGAAATGATGATTTGGATGATATCAACTTTTATTCGATAACAAATTAAAAATCCGTCTTAGTTCAGTCAGTTATTTGACATTCCACTTATGGGTAAAATATTATGACACATTTTCAAACATTATACACAACGTGCGTGTAGAGGAAAATAAAAACTTAGATTTTGTTGTTATTCTTCATATTTGGGTTGTTCGCTAGTACCCGATTGATGTGCTGGACTGCCTTCTTGGCAAGTGAGTTTGCCATCCCATGGTCGTCACCGAGAATCTCCCGGCGCTGGAACAAGCAATCTGTGAAGAAAAAGAGGagttcttttatttatttattttatcatgTCATAATTTATCACACCTTTAATGAAGTTCACCTTCTCTGGATCGATCTGAACAGACGGATCACCCGAAGCTGCTGTCGAGGCTTTCTTTGAGGGGCCGGCCGTTTCCTCCGTATCAGTTTGCACCTTTTTGGCTCCTTTTGGGTTGTTCGAAGTACGCCCAGATGTTGTGGCATGGCGGTCTATGCCTTTTGGCCATAAAAATAGCATTaactcctttacgaaaagataatCGCTGTCATTTGCAACGGTTGAAGCTTTTATTAGCCACTCAGGAGACGGATAGCCGTCTTTTTCCGTGTTTACAGTGAACAATGTACGCTTGTCATTGTCCTGCACGATTTTGACCTGCAGCATCCAGTTCTGCTTCTCCAACCGTGCTGTGTGGTCCTTCAACGTAATTATTTCTTCGGATAACTTAGAAATTTGATTCTCCAAAGACACGATCTTTTCGTTGCATTTGTTATGCAAATCATCTGAGTCCCGCCCAGCCTGATCTTCAAATTCTTGAAATCGATTTTCATCCGCAACCTGCTCCTCATGGACCGTAGCTTCATCTGGCGAGTCATCATCTGTTGTGTCATTATCCTCCAGTAGTTTAACTTCACTTGGGTTGAGATGAGATGTTCCAGGTTAATTCCAACGTACTCACAATCGAGGTTCAGTACATGATACTTAATTATTACATCCGACATAATCTCACTCAAGAAGCATTAGAAGACCTGCTACGAATGTTGAACACTTTATCCGGAACCAAATTGTTCCCAgagacatttcaaacattttcttctttattCGATGTAAATTCATCAAATACTCAAAGAATCTACTTTTGCACCAGCTGTCAGTTTGATTATGGTACGAATCAGCCCGATGCTACTACTATGTGTTCCATTTGTGGGTCtattcagaaggatttttttcttgttctCCCTATTGAATCTCAATTAagggaaacatttcaaaagtatgAACGTGAAATAGCCCAATACGAGCGAGATATTGAAAGTAATGAAATCGCTGATATAAACCGTGGACAAATTGCTCAACAACTGCTACGCGACGATCCTGGGAAACATCTTACATTAAGTATCAATACAGATGGAGCTGCAGCCTTCAAATCTACGACAAAGAAACCCCTCTATCCCATTTTCTGTGTATTGAATAATTTACCTCCAAAACTCCGTTTCCAAAAATCGAATCTAATGGTGGCGGGTCTTTGGCTGGTGACTGGAGAACCGAATCCAAATctattcttcaaatatttttgcctTGAGCTACGGAAATTGAAAGCAGGAATGGTTATCGGTGGTCAACTGTATAAAGTGGATCTATTGCAGAACTGTTTGGACTCGGTAGCTCGCTGTAAAGTACAATGTAGCAAACAGTTCAACGGAGAATACGGTTGTACATTGTGCCTTCATTCTGGAGAATCAAGAAGTACCCGAAATGGCCGATGTTACCCCAATAGGACCACGGAAATGCGGGATAATACTACAACCCGTAAAATAATGGAGGAAGCTCATTTAACAGATAGAGGATCATGTGGAATTACTGGAAAATCTATTTTCACATATCTGGAACAATTTGATGTCATCCGAGGGTATCCAGTTGATTATATGCATGCAGTAAATTTGGGAGTGATCAAACAGATATTAGCATTGCTCACGGAAACAGAAAACCACAAGCAAGAATATTACATTGGACGAATGTTACAGGCAGTCAACACACGATTATGCAGCATTCGCCCTCCAAGCTGTTTCTCCAGATACCCAAGATCATTGGATGAGCAAAAACGTTATAAGGCCAATGAATGGGAAGCTTTTCTGTTATACTACATTTATCCGTGCCTATATGGGATTTTGAAGGAGCCCTTTTTGAATCATATTATGGAGCTTTCGTCGACAATCTATCTTTTACTTGATCCCCATCTTTCTCCCACGACAATCGACCAATGTGAACGCCGTATTCGGGAGTTTGTAGACCAGTTCGAAATTCATTACGGAAGAGATAACGTGACATACAACATGCATTTGCTGACACATTTAGCGTTTACGGCTCGTAACAGTGGAGCATTATATAACTGTTCACTGTATCCATATGAATCAGGTAAGATTTTCTAGTTGTAATATTTGTCAAAACAGTTATTCTAATTTCATGCAGTAAAACTAATAATTAATCAATATTTTGACATAGTCTCGTTCGGCAACTTACTCTAAATCTCTAACGAACTTACTTTACCGAATTTTCCCAGTAAATAAATTTATCGGTTGAGATTACGGTCGGTGATTTGTTCTAactgtgatgttttttttttttcaggaaatggaatgttgctgaaattcagaacCGGAAATAACAAACCAATCATACAAATTGAGCGCAAATATCGTCTCCATAGATTGGTTCACATGACTCACGCACCTAGGAACTCGGTCATTCGTCCATGGATCCAAGCATTATGGACAAAATCTCATCCTGTAGTTAAATACAACGAACGGCTTCAATTTTCTGCGGGTTATCAATTGGAATTTGAACATGGAGTCATTGGAACCGAATTCAGCATTTCGAATAAGGTTCATTTTAACGGATTCAACTTTTGCACGAAATCGACATGCGAAAATTGTCAATATGACGACTCGTGGATATGCAAAAATGGGATATTTTATAATATTGAGAATATTCTGAGTGACAAACAAGATTGTCCGTATTTCGTAGGAAGGGAACTGGTAGTTGAAAAAGTTTACGATAACGTATATAAATATGAGGAGAGTAATGTCACAAGAATAGTCAAATTCGATTCGTCTGTCATTCAATGTATAAGCATGACTATCAACAAGGAAGGTGATTTGATCAGATTTCTAGCAAAATGTAAAGTAATTACTCAGAATGATTAGAATAAAAAAGCGAAATTGGAACAATGTCAGTATAAAATAAGTGTGCTCATTTGTTGATAAGAAACGGATCTTACAAAGTCTAcctaaaaaaatcagtatttttatttttcggaACACCTTAGCAATACTTAAATGAGGTATCATAACTTATTGAGGTATGAAGCAGTTATTGAAATAAGTTTGTGAATACTTAAACAATACCTAATTGAGGTATAATACCAGAAAACGGTATGCTTCAGGTATTGATTAGTTATTCtttcctgctcgggtatagaggactaccgatctaatcagcgttctgtagagttctgcggagtccaaagcaagcccgatttcctgccacaatgcttctctgaatttctctgctggtgtcgttgcgtGCGGTCACCCAAATACACGAATTgtgagcccaaatacacgaattcttcaaccgcctcgatttcatcattgTCGATGGAAATTCGGGGTGGTgtgcgtggtgattcctccccaGAGCCGCGGcaattctgcaacacctggcccgttgtagcgcgttcacccatgaatctagcctgatattgccccacgaactatcttgcgcggtagttcctgcaatccaacttttcgccatttttgtagatgggacacacgatactttccatccattcttccggtaatacttcctcctcccaaatcttggtaaaaatCCAGTGTAGTGCTATCATCTTTGCTTCTCCTGCGTATATATCTCAACTGCATGGAATTCTCAACACACATCTTTTTCGTTCTTCGCTCTGACGAAACTGAAACCATCAATTAGCATTTATTTCCATTAAATCGAAAACTCATTGCTATAAATCTCAATTTTGGTTAGCCATCAAACCAAGCATTTAATTTCTATTTCAAACAAACCTGCCTACAACTGCATCCGGGCAGCCATATGTTTCAACCCCGGTTGAAATCGTTTCTAACGAACCCAACttcgaaaaaaataaatttgctcTACTGCTCTATTCCCCAAACCTAACTGATCTGTCTATTCCCACTGGTTTCACTGGTTTCAAGTGTGCCGGGGCGGCAAAAACTGAAACTGGCCTTGTGCACTTCATAAATTCTATTTAATTAAAAGACTTTAAGTTGAAACCGTGACGTTGCACTCTTCTGGGACGACGAAACAGAGAAACTATTGTAGGTAGGTTCTCGAGAAGCAGGCAGACTTCCTTAGTAAATGGGGGAAATTTTTCTTGTGCTTTGTCCTTCCACCACGCCGCCACGGACGGTCCACCCGCTTCGCCCCAAATGACAATACCGAGATTGCAGTTCTTTGTACTTTTCCAACTTCCTCTTCCTGCCATGCCGGGCAGCTATAGGGCATGTCTATCTCAGTTGGGGTGACGGCCGTATCTCTCTCCGGTTCTTAGTGGTTTGTTTTCGCTTTTCTTTCCCCGTGGGAGAAACATTGCAGCTGTTTGTTCGAATCGAAAGCACCCTCCCTGCCTGGAGCAGTAGAGCAGCAGCGGCAGCGAACTTCCGGTCTGTCGCAAACCGAAAGGCTATGTTTCTCGGAACAAACCAGTCACACTGCTGGGAAAATCTTGCGCTGACCACCAGCAGCTATATAAGTACCTATAACTAGCGTGTCCTGCGGGCAGGTGCTAAGGACACACAACCGAACAGGACCACAATTAACGACTGCCTGCAACTGAGCATCGCATCGGCTTTGTCGACCTGCGCTGCATCCTAGCAGGGATGCAGGGAAATTAAAGCGTAGGTAGGTCTTAAGCGATTGGTACGTGGAATTTGCTTCGCTCTTGGAATGGCCTGTCAAGACGGCGCTcatggcgatgacgacgacggacgacgacgcCTGTTGGAATTAATTTCAATTGAACGCTTGGAGAAATGGCGATTGAAGATGAATCGATAGCGGGCGCAGTCAATCGTATCGGGAATCTTCTTATCGGAAACATCAAAAGGAGGCTTTGAAGACCATGATTCCGATCGAGGGCTTTGGTATTGCGTCATCTATGTGGGAGCTTCTTCACCTACTAATATCGAGGAATTATGGGTGGAGTGCAGCGTTTGCTACGTGATAGATGATGTGACCTATGAAATAAGTACAGTGATTATTTTATTTTCGTATTAATATACTCAGTTCTTGTGGTAAATTCTCAGCTTCTTGGGAAATCTGTAAGGTAGGCTTAGTTCATAAAAATATCAGTAGAAgtctattttcatacaaaatgctaacTTTGACAAGCTGTTTTTTTTGTATCTCTTACTAAGCATATAGAACATAAGGTAATGGGCTAGATTTTGTAAATCATTGACTTTTGAGAAATTATTCTTttgctgtccatttattacgtaagggaaattttaagaattttcgacagccccccccccccttgtaagattttgcCAAAACATCCTTGATTGGATGAATCAGATACTTTGGTTTGGTTCACGTTCGTAATTTCAGTGGCGCACCATGAACCGGTTCTGTAACATCGCAGGAAATCTCAAACGCTAACGGTAGTGTCAAATACAGATTAAGCTCATTTTTTTCCTCACTGTTCGTATTGTAAGTTAAAAGTCGCTGTTTCATATGTCACATTCGTGGGTAAATATGATTCAATTTAACACTTGACCATTTCTGGTGGAACACCAGCAACCGGTTCTAAAATGTGACCCGATGCTTTTTAATTGCTTACCATTTAGAAGTTTATCGGAAAAGCtccaatttgatgtgtcacgtagGTTTGATTCCCttatacatttgatcacttccagtgggacacccggaactgatttcgggacactaccggttccgatatggtctaggactattttcatgcttaccATTGATCAGGATCTTGTTAACCGTTCTTTagattacctaaaaagccatttgatgtgtcgtatgtatgggtttggttcttttttgcatttgaccatttccgatgggacacccagaaccggttccgaaacactactgaTAGTTTCTTATGTAGTcttagcctattttcttgctaattgttcatcaggtcccaccggaagtggcaaaatataaaagtgaaccaaacccatgcatgtgacacatcaaatagtggctttttcgattacATGAGAAACGAAAACCGGTATTTTTCCGGAActaaacccggaaccggttctggaacaaatatggtctgaaactatttcctgcttaccgttcatcaggttatcgaaaatctcgtggtttgatgtgtcgcatgtgtgTGTTAAgtacacttttacatttggccccttccggtgggacacccggaatcggttccggaataataccggttcagatatggtctgagactattttcctgcttatcgtttctcgagttatcgaaaaagcccctatttgatacgtcgcatgcatggatttggttcacttttatatttgaccacttccggtgggacactcggAACTCTACTGggtcagatatagtctgagactattttcctgcttatcgttcgtcaggttattcaaaatgccgcagtttgatggctTTGTAGTTCTTCATATCAGGCTCctttctggggtaccggtccggagcacctaaatggccataactccggaacggctggaccgatccgaaccattatcaataggaaacaatgggacctgaTTGAACCGTCGTTCATTAAAatcacacacagacatcacctcaattcatcgagctgagttgattggtgtatGAAACTCTATTCTTCGGGTCttttatcaaaaagtcatttttggattgAACATATAGCTTTGGGGTCTCcttttagcctagtggttaaggcgatggatcgccaatccggagacagcgggttcgattcccgttccagtcttgaaaattttctcgactccctgggcatagtgtatcattgtacttgcctcacaatatacaaaaacaTGCAATCGCAGGCAAaggaaacccttcaattaataactatggaaatgctcaatgaacactaagttgaagagaggcagaccaagttccagtgggaacaagAGGACTTACTGAGATTCTACggggattctactgaagatttattaagaaattccttctgggattctttcagaaattcctgctcggaatcgaattgaaatccgaagattccttcaaaaatatccccAGAGACTTCTTCAACAGTTTAggggtttcttcgaaaatttcagcaAGGCACTCCTTCGAAAGTTTTCTAAGAGAATTTTTCCAAAACacctctaaaatttcttcaaaattcgtaCATTATTTCAATGCTACCTCCAATAGGCTGATCAGTACAGACGATAGTCTGCCCGTGCACCAGatagggatttcccgaatccaACCGGAACGATTGGCACGACCCGACGGTTTCAAAATTAAACAAAATTGTGTCACTTGTTGATTTGTGTTCCAATCCCTGAAGATGGTACAATAGCCGCACCGAAACGTCGGTGATGATCAGAAGTTATTaccaattaatcaacgcaattggGTAGACTGCAAGCCTAAATTTTCCAGaaacaaatatttttcaaaagtacttgcAGAATTTGCAGAACAATGAttgggagaattcttgaaagcatctctaaaaaaaattctaaagaaattactgtaagattgtctaaaggaatttctgaaatttttttatgATAGCTTTGGAGATTCCCAGacattttttttacgttttctgGGAAGATTCCGCGTGAAGCATTTCTGATAccatctttggaggagttcctggatgaatgccaggGAGAATACATGGAACACTTCTTAAGATAATgtcctaatttctagaaaaaaaaaatccatggaaaacacATTTGTCAACAGATTCCTGGGGATGCATTCATTTGGATTTAGATGGATACTATGAAAAAATGTCTGCAAAAATTCCCGCAAAAATTGCAGACCAAGGTCAGTatggagttcatgaagaaatccctcaataaatttctgagggatctcttgcagtaatttttgaacgaattcttggaaatactccggGAGATAGCTCTGGAGGAGTTCATAGGGAAAAAaatcttatacaatttctgacgGAAATTCTgcgaaaaccaaaacaaaaatcctagaggatttttacAGAACCACCAGATaataaaatttgtgaaggaagctTTTAAAGAATGCTTGGAAGAGCTGAAGAACCCTTTAAAagtatttatggaagaatttcttgaaacatttctttaaaaGTGATGAGGAATAGAATAAATTTCGTAGGAGTCGCTGAGAGAATCTCCGGAAAGTTTTCTGAACGAAACCCCAAGAAAAGTTCTTAAAAATCCTAagcaatcgctggaagaatttctggagaaagttccAGAAGAATCTGTTAGGAACTTTCAAGAGGtgtttctaaataaatgcctgagagagTCCCTGATGTTTTGAGGTCCTTGAGAGGACAAATTCCAACAATAAGTTTCTGAGGAAGCTAATGAGaaaatgtctttttttttctaagagaaaCCTTAGAGGTTACTAAGgacttttttgagaaacttttggaaaaaaaaagaaactcctggatcacttcttttaataataattaatgaaatacatgaaagaatacGTATCCGAACGTCTAAAGCAACTCTTGAGGGATTTTAAGGAAACCCTTAAAGAACCGCGggatgaatttatggagaaactcctCATGTAAAGTTagttgatttttttgagaatttttttgaaataatcttgGAGAATACGTGTCCGAACTTCTGATTCTTGGCACCCAGATAACGATATAAGTGATTCGGCcctcgggccttctatcaaaaagttgtTTTTGGAGTAACCTTATAGCCTCTCCAGTACGTttgatgtacgagaaaggcaaaaatataattCTACTGAGTTCATATAATTTCAATAAAGCCCACGGAACCAGTAGTATCCCCccgtcgatatcataaaataaaTTACTTCCCAAAAATATATACTTTCACCAATCCCCCCATCCAGAAAAGTACGCTTCCACCACCGCCTCATCCATTTCGCAAATTCTGATCACACCGTACACCGTACTGGCAGAAGTGGGAGGTCACATTTCAGGTGCAATTGCAAAAACTCATCAATTCGTTTCGGCCCGACCTGCACGAACGGATGGACAGAAGGACGGACGAACGAACGAACGTATCCTTGTATGATGGCCTCGGAACGGGCTTCGAAGTAAAGTTATCCCGATTGCTGGCTTGTTACGTCCCAATATTCTACACGTGGAGTTGCCCTCGCGTCGCCGGCTGAGGTCGGGCGATGCAATTGGAGCAGCTCACGTTCCACCGATAACTCGTGCTGCACAGAGATGTATAAGGAGTTAGCAAACCGAAGGCTACGGGTCTGCAATTCAATCATATCATACCTTctgcttcttctttatgactcgacgttcgcattggaccTTGGCCTGCATCTCCTCAACTtattgttcttagagcacttccacagttattaattgtagggctttctttacctgccaatTCATGAACTTGTACGTTGTGAGGCAACCAGTGAAgcgaattgtcagacaaaagaagcacaaaacaagcagcaaagaagacgcggcgattacttctTATCCCAACTGGTATCAGAtagtgacatgatctcgaattttttttgttgcagacaaaacggaagctgaatttgttgcgtacttttcaactcgtgaataatcaattattcctaacccaaaatcgaaactttttgatgatacatcttcagcagtgttgcattgtttaccgactcgaagttaccgctcgaaaatcacaatgcaaggcttaagaatctctaaactcgtggtgcacgatcttcgtcctattctgttcaagttgggacaaacgtatgtcgcattgggtagaatgtcgcaacaaattcaggttgcgacattgtcgttattgttgcgcgatggttgaattttgattcactggtggcAACTACAATGAtccactatgctcagggagtcaagaatattttcccgaccagaacgggaatcgaactcgctgtctccggattgacgatccatagccttaaccactaggataACTTGAGACCCCATCCATCATACCTGCAGCATGGCGTTATATTGCTACAAAAATCAGAGAACATCATACTGAGAAGCAGACTACGTACAAGTTTAGACGTCATTCCAGAAAGACGAATAAGAAGTTGAGATGAGTACTCAAATGACAGAGATTTCAACAGCAGTAAAAATAAATGGATTTAAATCGAATATAAATATTTGGGAACCCCTGTCGAACAGATTCCCTGCATTCCTGTAACCATGTGTACAAACAGAACCGTACAGAATCGATTCCACTTGCTAGCGTTGAATCCCAATCGCTTCCTATATACATGAATCTCAACTGTAGGTATATGTAGTGAAATCTACACCGAGAAGAGTGGCGTTCGACTGAGTCGCACCATGCCAGCAATATGGGAAGGTCAAATACTGCGCTTTGGAAAGGTTCTGTTTCTGATCTTTTATACAGCGACGCCACGATGGAAGCAACAACAGCTTTAACTACAAGTAGTCTGACAACTGACGGGGAAGAATGCTGGTTTGTGGAAATGGAGCGAGGCAATGGAACAAGGCAAGGTTAATGTGAATTAGAAATAAAATGTGTCGGAATATTGTTTAGGTTTTAATAACATTTAATTTCTTATCAATACTATCCTAAGTCGGTTCAATTCCTTATAAAATGACCTACAAACATCATCCCTTGGTAGAGATGGGAGCCGCCGATTAGTCTTTGGTGCATTGCCGTGTTCATCTTCTTCTGCttagtgttccatgagcactgctactgttattattattatgaaaccttctgtttccgcgAAATGGTCACCTCGCACACAGCCACGCAAAACCGAAATTGACCGACTTttggaaaaggtttccaaagtgctcgaaccagcgttttaaCTGGTCAGTCATTAACTGTCCATGCAGAACGTGAAGACTCGTACAAAAAAtattaggtaccgtaatccggggtaacattgatcagaatattcgatctttcttaaataattctcttgttaaagcaaatgttacatgttttatatttttaaaacaagtactggaccTCTGatcatgtgttaagctactcgaaaaagtattataaaacttttaaacatgtttaacccattaacgcccgaattatgccacaatcacagtagatgtcggattttttctggagtacctcaaccccataaaagaaagttattgcagtcatttaaacggaaatatacggtgaaattttcgtttttatacacagtggggcatatgcacgtaaaacgttgaaaaaaaattttttttttattttttttgcgcagctaccttatttctatgagctatgtaaatctattttagatggcTGATCATtagttgatattctcctaataaaaaaagttacagttggaaatgttccagaaatggattacattagtaataactaaaacaatctgctagtagcttatcaatgaatagttttcaactgttttaggcatttcaatattctaataatttctatagataatgggttgatattcggcattccaGTAGTATATCCTGCCTATCGTATCATTCTGGCTTtgcgagcacgtggctcaccctctcccgccacacaccgttatctagtacagagcgaaagattaccttagcactcgtcattcgaaaactccaaatatttgcaattgttctttgagcttggtttatgtttcatttttataaaggacCACCTTATGAGCGTTCTGATCATCTCATTCTCccgtgcagagctatggaaatcatggac includes:
- the LOC109429266 gene encoding uncharacterized protein LOC109429266 → MLQVKIVQDNDKRTLFTVNTEKDGYPSPEWLIKASTVANDSDYLFVKELMLFLWPKGIDRHATTSGRTSNNPKGAKKVQTDTEETAGPSKKASTAASGDPSVQIDPEKVNFIKDCLFQRREILGDDHGMANSLAKKAVQHINRVLANNPNMKNNNKI